The proteins below come from a single Acidobacteriota bacterium genomic window:
- a CDS encoding zincin-like metallopeptidase domain-containing protein: MAPSKDRVGEYHKTFARQIIRQLKEGTAPFQKPWKPGERSLPENLATGRRYAGGNSLYLGVAAQMKGYTDNRWATYRQIREAGGHVQRGERATQILFFSTTKLVPAKDDQGNPKLNDASEPVYTVLERPKPFVRTYSVFNAEQTGGLPERPPATAPPEWEGHAAADAIIETSGVTVKHQAGDRAYYNLRTDEVVLPEPGQFPSTGSYYQTAIHELGHATGHPDRLNRNTLGKKFGSPEYAREELRAEIAAMMTGEKIGLGHEPQNDSAAYVASWVKALEDDPREIYRAAADAERISRYLIEPARERIEQLERREGVEPTQALEAAAAQQQAATRFNENISRAAEAALDVLRPNGNEDRPPEKLIRDLQAVHLTASQNIYTPKTADFRGLRDDLENHAIDAQSLSSDERKAVLTVANSFANQAQNHALHDRAIAERAHGRDVGPTRG; the protein is encoded by the coding sequence ATGGCCCCCTCCAAAGACCGCGTCGGCGAGTACCACAAGACGTTCGCCCGCCAGATCATCCGGCAACTGAAGGAGGGAACGGCCCCCTTCCAGAAGCCCTGGAAGCCCGGCGAGCGCTCCCTGCCGGAGAACCTCGCAACCGGCCGGCGCTACGCGGGAGGCAACAGCCTCTACCTCGGCGTCGCCGCCCAGATGAAGGGCTACACCGACAACCGATGGGCCACCTACCGCCAGATCAGAGAGGCCGGCGGCCACGTCCAGCGGGGCGAACGGGCCACTCAGATCCTCTTCTTCTCCACCACCAAGCTCGTCCCCGCCAAGGACGACCAGGGAAACCCCAAGCTCAACGATGCCAGCGAACCGGTCTACACCGTCCTCGAACGTCCCAAGCCGTTCGTCCGCACCTACTCAGTATTCAACGCCGAACAGACCGGCGGCCTCCCCGAGCGACCGCCCGCCACGGCTCCCCCCGAATGGGAGGGCCACGCCGCGGCCGACGCCATCATCGAGACCAGCGGCGTCACCGTCAAACACCAAGCCGGCGACCGCGCCTACTACAACCTCCGTACCGACGAAGTTGTCCTGCCTGAACCCGGCCAGTTCCCCAGCACCGGCAGCTACTACCAGACCGCGATCCACGAGCTCGGCCACGCAACCGGCCACCCCGATCGCCTCAACCGCAACACCCTCGGCAAGAAGTTCGGCAGCCCCGAGTACGCGAGGGAGGAGCTCCGCGCCGAGATCGCCGCGATGATGACCGGCGAGAAGATCGGCCTGGGCCACGAACCCCAGAACGACAGCGCCGCCTACGTCGCTAGCTGGGTAAAGGCGCTCGAAGACGACCCCAGGGAGATCTACCGCGCCGCCGCTGACGCGGAGCGGATCTCCCGATACTTGATCGAGCCCGCGCGCGAGCGCATCGAACAGCTCGAGCGACGCGAAGGAGTCGAGCCGACTCAGGCTCTGGAGGCAGCAGCGGCCCAACAGCAAGCCGCCACCCGCTTCAACGAGAACATCTCGCGCGCGGCTGAGGCCGCGCTGGACGTCCTGCGCCCCAACGGCAACGAGGACCGCCCGCCCGAGAAGTTGATCCGCGACCTCCAGGCCGTCCACTTGACCGCCTCGCAGAACATCTACACACCGAAGACGGCCGACTTCCGCGGTCTTCGCGATGACCTGGAGAACCACGCGATCGACGCCCAATCGCTCAGTTCAGACGAGCGCAAGGCCGTCCTCACCGTCGCCAACAGCTTCGCCAACCAGGCCCAGAACCACGCGCTTCACGACCGGGCGATCGCCGAACGAGCGCACGGCCGGGACGTCGGACCCACTCGCGGGTAG